A genomic segment from Arcobacter acticola encodes:
- the rsmH gene encoding 16S rRNA (cytosine(1402)-N(4))-methyltransferase RsmH — MNIPHIPVLYKETLEAFISINDGYIIDCTTGFAGHSSGLLSSNENVKLICNDQDDEALAFSKKRLEDFSSRVIFNKGNFEHVIDTFKDYEIRGVLADIGVSSLQLDKLERGFGFESDTLDMRMNQNQALDAATVVNTYSQDELERVFKECGEVREYKKVASLIVNNRPFTSAKEISELLAKKMSKGKIHPATLPFQGIRIEVNDELGVLERLFDSLENAKFKNCIVAIISFHSLEDRIVKNYFKKWTKSCICPSGIFRCECGNNHALGKIITKKPIIPTNEEIKQNPRSRSSKLRIFKFD, encoded by the coding sequence ATGAATATTCCCCACATACCTGTTTTATATAAAGAGACACTAGAAGCCTTCATAAGTATAAATGATGGTTATATAATAGATTGTACCACAGGATTTGCAGGTCATAGTAGTGGATTGCTAAGTTCAAATGAAAATGTAAAACTAATTTGCAATGATCAAGACGATGAAGCTTTGGCTTTTTCTAAGAAAAGATTAGAAGATTTCTCTTCAAGAGTTATTTTTAATAAAGGTAATTTTGAACATGTTATTGATACTTTTAAAGATTATGAAATAAGAGGAGTATTAGCTGATATTGGAGTTTCATCTTTACAACTTGACAAACTTGAACGAGGTTTTGGTTTTGAAAGTGATACTTTGGATATGAGAATGAATCAAAATCAAGCTTTGGATGCTGCAACTGTTGTAAATACATACTCACAAGATGAGCTTGAAAGAGTTTTTAAAGAGTGTGGAGAAGTTAGAGAGTATAAAAAAGTTGCATCACTAATAGTAAATAATAGACCATTTACAAGTGCAAAAGAGATTTCAGAACTGCTTGCTAAAAAAATGTCAAAGGGTAAAATTCATCCAGCAACGCTTCCTTTTCAAGGAATTAGAATAGAAGTTAATGATGAACTAGGTGTTCTTGAAAGATTGTTTGATTCTTTAGAAAATGCTAAATTTAAAAACTGTATTGTTGCAATCATCTCTTTTCACTCTTTAGAAGATAGAATTGTGAAAAATTATTTTAAAAAATGGACCAAATCATGTATTTGTCCAAGTGGAATTTTTAGATGTGAATGTGGAAATAATCACGCTTTAGGAAAGATTATTACAAAAAAACCTATAATTCCAACAAACGAAGAAATTAAACAAAACCCAAGAAGTAGAAGTTCAAAATTAAGGATATTTAAATTTGATTAA
- a CDS encoding class II aldolase and adducin N-terminal domain-containing protein — protein MLDQDTVKILADLSLTMFSKNFFGIYHGAISTKQDEHSFMINTRDAIFDRMDEKSFCSLNINKQDYRWNIASMESDIHATIYANIHEAKYIAFGMPIYTTAYTLNHNKIVLEDFFGKTTFGEITIYNPGDFSTWYKRNALEITKYLKESENNIMIIKGIGTYVYDRDIHELVKKIAILENSCRLLSIKSSFN, from the coding sequence ATGCTTGATCAAGATACTGTAAAAATATTAGCAGACCTATCATTAACAATGTTTAGTAAGAATTTCTTTGGTATTTATCATGGTGCAATTTCTACAAAACAAGATGAGCATAGCTTTATGATTAATACAAGAGATGCAATATTTGATAGAATGGATGAAAAATCTTTTTGTTCTTTAAATATCAATAAACAAGATTATAGATGGAATATAGCAAGTATGGAATCAGATATTCATGCAACAATTTATGCAAATATTCATGAAGCAAAATATATTGCATTTGGAATGCCTATTTACACTACAGCATATACTTTAAATCATAATAAAATAGTTTTGGAAGATTTCTTTGGAAAAACAACTTTTGGAGAAATTACAATATATAATCCAGGTGATTTTTCAACTTGGTATAAAAGAAATGCTCTTGAAATTACAAAATACTTAAAAGAATCAGAAAACAACATAATGATTATCAAAGGAATTGGTACTTATGTCTATGATAGAGACATTCATGAACTAGTAAAAAAAATAGCCATTTTAGAAAATTCATGCCGACTTTTAAGTATAAAAAGCTCTTTTAATTAA